The Agarilytica rhodophyticola genome has a window encoding:
- a CDS encoding YfgM family protein, which translates to MADHLTEEEQIIALKNWWNEYWKSVVIPIVVVVVGYFGWSTWQDQKQQKASLGGAKYLDLVKVMEVQPGGQLTEQQRSNAKLIATELVDDYAGTLYADQANLILARFAVDAKDLNGAQAFLQRVVDNGANNAIKDLATTRLARVKIANKEYDAALALVNTSVSKEAGYKSLFAEVRGDALAAQGNAESAKTAYREAMENLPPEQFNRRSILQLKIDGADILAGNVKAPAVPVEEKTEVDVGSQAPDTEANDAEKS; encoded by the coding sequence GTGGCAGACCATTTGACAGAAGAAGAACAAATCATTGCATTAAAAAACTGGTGGAATGAATATTGGAAGTCCGTCGTGATTCCCATTGTAGTGGTAGTGGTCGGCTATTTTGGGTGGAGCACATGGCAGGATCAAAAACAACAAAAAGCATCTTTAGGTGGAGCTAAGTATTTAGACCTGGTTAAAGTCATGGAAGTCCAGCCTGGAGGGCAGTTAACAGAGCAACAAAGGTCAAATGCTAAACTTATTGCGACAGAACTAGTCGATGATTATGCCGGTACTTTATATGCCGACCAAGCTAATCTGATTTTGGCACGTTTTGCTGTAGATGCGAAGGATCTCAACGGTGCTCAGGCGTTTCTTCAGCGTGTTGTTGACAACGGCGCTAACAATGCTATTAAAGATTTAGCTACAACGCGTCTTGCACGTGTAAAAATTGCTAATAAAGAATATGATGCGGCATTGGCACTTGTTAACACTAGTGTTAGCAAAGAGGCCGGTTATAAATCTTTATTTGCTGAGGTGCGTGGTGATGCCTTGGCTGCACAGGGTAACGCTGAGTCTGCCAAGACTGCGTATCGTGAAGCGATGGAAAACTTACCACCGGAACAATTTAACCGCCGTAGTATTTTGCAATTAAAAATAGACGGTGCCGATATTTTAGCTGGCAATGTGAAAGCACCTGCAGTGCCAGTTGAGGAAAAAACTGAAGTGGATGTGGGCAGCCAGGCTCCAGACACGGAAGCTAATGACGCGGAGAAATCATAA
- the ispG gene encoding flavodoxin-dependent (E)-4-hydroxy-3-methylbut-2-enyl-diphosphate synthase → MQFQSPIVRRKSRQIMVGSVPVGGDAPISVQSMTNTETTDVQATVDQINRIQEAGADIVRVSVPTMDAAEAFGQIRKQVNIPLVADIHFDYRIALRVADLGVDCLRINPGNIGREKRILAVVDKARDLGIPIRIGVNAGSLEKDIQKKYGEPTPDALVESAMRHVDILDKLDFQDFKVSVKASDVFMAVAAYRKLASQIEQPLHLGITEAGGFRAGAVKSSVGLGMLLMDGIGDTIRISLAADPVEEVKVGWDILKSLKLRAKGINFIACPSCSRQNFDVIKTMNELEVRLEDIKVPMDVAVIGCVVNGPGEAKEADLGLAGGTPRNLIYIDGQPNQKLQNENLVDELEQLIRKKAQDKAEQNDKLIAKA, encoded by the coding sequence ATGCAGTTTCAATCGCCAATAGTGCGCCGCAAATCGCGCCAAATTATGGTGGGCTCGGTGCCAGTCGGCGGCGATGCACCTATTTCTGTGCAAAGTATGACGAATACTGAGACGACAGATGTGCAAGCGACTGTTGATCAGATTAACCGAATCCAGGAGGCCGGAGCTGATATTGTGCGTGTTTCAGTCCCGACCATGGATGCTGCCGAAGCCTTCGGTCAAATACGTAAACAAGTCAATATACCTTTGGTTGCGGATATTCATTTTGACTATCGAATTGCCTTGAGAGTTGCGGATTTAGGTGTTGATTGCCTGCGTATAAACCCTGGCAATATTGGCCGTGAGAAACGTATCTTGGCTGTTGTGGATAAAGCCAGGGACTTAGGTATTCCTATTCGTATCGGCGTAAATGCGGGCTCTTTAGAGAAAGATATTCAAAAGAAATACGGCGAACCAACACCCGATGCCTTGGTGGAGTCGGCGATGCGTCATGTGGATATCTTAGATAAGTTGGATTTCCAAGACTTTAAAGTCAGTGTTAAAGCTTCAGATGTCTTTATGGCGGTTGCTGCCTATCGCAAATTAGCTTCTCAAATAGAGCAACCTTTACACCTTGGCATTACCGAAGCTGGTGGTTTTCGCGCTGGTGCGGTTAAATCATCGGTGGGTTTAGGTATGCTGTTAATGGATGGCATTGGCGACACTATCCGTATCTCTCTCGCCGCAGACCCTGTAGAAGAAGTTAAGGTGGGGTGGGATATTCTAAAAAGCCTTAAGCTGCGTGCTAAAGGGATTAATTTTATCGCTTGTCCCAGTTGTTCACGACAAAACTTTGATGTGATCAAGACCATGAATGAATTAGAAGTACGTCTTGAAGACATTAAGGTACCTATGGATGTTGCTGTTATTGGTTGTGTGGTTAACGGGCCTGGAGAGGCTAAAGAGGCTGACTTAGGTCTTGCCGGTGGCACACCTAGAAATTTGATCTATATCGATGGCCAGCCCAACCAAAAATTGCAAAATGAGAACCTTGTGGATGAATTGGAACAACTTATAAGAAAAAAAGCTCAGGACAAAGCCGAGCAGAACGACAAGCTTATCGCCAAGGCATAA
- a CDS encoding RodZ domain-containing protein, translated as MNASQAEVSSVLEDWSQLRKSVGVSLEEISSQTHIPIRKLEALERHEFDKLGTTTFISGYIRRYAKIIKQDPQVLLQVYLDTLPPQAADVVNETKTVIGSKSTSQVAWKKIGILPFVVFAIVIWGGVMFFMKDNSSDNRAITAQDTAAEQTEGRASNQSPQENEAMTGDETNEPSSQGNSAQSVDTDLVSPTAEGANVSTSVQSLSDAPEAAASIATPRPLLTPATTPEPTPVATVAATPVPTPTLAPVVETAQGQQVSPSQDTAQLSSSSAGGSQDTLEFSFSEDCWVNVEDATGRVLIAQLKRKGDNLQLFGRAPFNILLGNARAVTLMANGRLVSTEPPGSRKTYRFKVDS; from the coding sequence ATGAATGCATCCCAAGCAGAAGTATCGAGTGTGTTAGAAGATTGGAGTCAATTGCGCAAAAGTGTAGGTGTGTCGTTGGAGGAAATTTCCAGCCAAACACATATTCCTATCCGTAAGTTGGAAGCCTTAGAACGCCATGAGTTCGATAAGCTCGGCACTACTACCTTTATTTCTGGTTATATAAGACGCTATGCAAAAATCATTAAGCAAGATCCTCAAGTCTTGCTACAGGTTTATCTCGATACATTACCCCCTCAAGCTGCGGATGTAGTTAACGAGACAAAAACCGTCATTGGCAGCAAGTCGACCTCTCAAGTAGCATGGAAGAAAATAGGGATATTACCCTTTGTTGTTTTCGCCATTGTAATCTGGGGTGGTGTCATGTTTTTTATGAAGGACAACAGTTCTGATAACCGTGCTATCACAGCTCAAGATACAGCTGCTGAGCAAACTGAAGGAAGAGCCAGTAATCAAAGTCCACAAGAAAACGAGGCTATGACTGGCGACGAAACAAACGAACCATCATCTCAAGGTAACTCTGCGCAAAGTGTTGATACGGATCTCGTTAGCCCGACAGCTGAAGGGGCTAATGTATCAACATCTGTTCAAAGCCTATCCGATGCGCCCGAAGCCGCTGCTAGTATCGCTACTCCCAGGCCACTACTAACACCTGCAACAACACCAGAACCGACACCAGTCGCAACAGTCGCTGCAACTCCAGTTCCCACACCAACATTGGCACCGGTAGTTGAAACGGCTCAAGGGCAGCAAGTTTCTCCTTCCCAAGATACTGCTCAATTGTCTAGTTCTAGTGCCGGTGGTTCCCAAGATACTTTGGAATTTAGCTTTAGCGAAGACTGCTGGGTCAATGTGGAAGACGCCACTGGGCGCGTGTTGATTGCACAACTTAAGAGGAAAGGGGATAATCTGCAACTTTTTGGTCGAGCCCCCTTTAACATTTTACTGGGTAACGCCCGTGCAGTGACGCTGATGGCAAATGGTCGATTGGTGTCGACAGAGCCGCCGGGTAGTAGAAAGACCTATAGATTTAAAGTTGATAGCTGA
- the rlmN gene encoding 23S rRNA (adenine(2503)-C(2))-methyltransferase RlmN, which produces MSSEVNISTPADAHHEGKVNFMGMSQAKLEAFFIAIGEKPFRATQILKWIHQYGVTNFDEMTNVSKVLRQKLQTLAYIEAPDVIRQWDSADGTRKFLIRVGGGNAIEAVYIPESDRGTLCVSSQVGCSLDCSFCATGKQGFNRDLSAAEIIGQVWQAARSFDQFKEGSVRRITNVVMMGMGEPLLNFDNVVDSMNLMMNDFCYGLSKRRVTLSTSGVVPQLDRLGEYTDACLAISLHAPNDELRNQLVPLNKKYPIAELLASAQRYIEGLPDNHRKITIEYTLIDQLNDRPEHAHELAELLRDVPVKINLIPFNPFSLSNYKRVSNNALRRFQKILMDAGFTATIRTTRGDDIDAACGQLAGKVNDRTRRSERYKIDTVALDDSDRDVIPVKIIPAHSESLKH; this is translated from the coding sequence GTGAGTTCGGAGGTTAATATCAGTACGCCAGCAGACGCTCATCATGAGGGCAAGGTTAATTTCATGGGGATGAGTCAGGCCAAACTGGAGGCGTTCTTCATTGCTATTGGTGAAAAGCCTTTCCGAGCCACGCAAATCTTGAAGTGGATTCATCAATACGGAGTCACCAACTTCGATGAGATGACCAATGTGAGTAAAGTGTTGCGACAAAAGTTGCAGACACTGGCGTATATCGAAGCGCCTGACGTTATTCGCCAATGGGATTCCGCTGATGGCACTCGCAAATTCTTGATTAGGGTAGGTGGCGGCAATGCCATTGAAGCGGTCTATATTCCAGAGTCAGACCGCGGAACCTTGTGTGTATCGTCACAAGTTGGCTGTTCCTTAGATTGTAGCTTTTGTGCTACCGGTAAACAGGGCTTTAACCGCGATTTAAGTGCAGCTGAGATCATTGGTCAGGTGTGGCAAGCCGCACGATCTTTTGACCAATTTAAAGAAGGTTCTGTGCGCAGAATTACCAACGTCGTTATGATGGGAATGGGAGAGCCACTGCTCAATTTCGACAACGTGGTGGATTCTATGAATCTGATGATGAATGACTTTTGTTATGGTTTATCTAAACGACGAGTGACTCTCAGTACTTCCGGTGTTGTTCCGCAGTTAGATCGTCTCGGTGAATACACCGACGCGTGTCTGGCAATATCGCTACACGCCCCCAATGATGAATTGCGTAACCAATTGGTTCCGCTAAATAAAAAATACCCTATTGCAGAACTACTAGCATCAGCACAACGCTATATTGAAGGTTTGCCTGATAATCATAGAAAAATCACTATCGAATACACATTGATAGACCAACTTAACGATAGACCTGAGCATGCCCATGAATTGGCGGAGCTATTGCGTGATGTGCCGGTCAAAATTAACCTAATTCCTTTTAATCCATTCTCTTTATCGAATTATAAGCGTGTGAGTAATAATGCTCTGCGTCGTTTTCAAAAGATATTAATGGATGCTGGTTTTACCGCAACTATTAGAACTACTCGCGGTGATGATATCGATGCTGCATGCGGCCAGTTGGCGGGTAAAGTAAATGATCGCACTAGGCGCAGCGAAAGGTATAAGATAGACACTGTTGCCCTAGACGATTCAGATAGAGATGTTATACCAGTAAAAATTATTCCTGCACACAGCGAATCCTTGAAGCATTAG
- the ndk gene encoding nucleoside-diphosphate kinase, translating into MSTERTLSIVKPDAVGKNVIGKIYSRFEDAGLKIVAAKMMHLSEEKAQGFYAEHKERPFFGELVEFMTSGPVMVQVLEGENAVVLNRDLMGATNPADAAEGTIRKDYAESVGCNAVHGSDSPESAQREIAYFFAEDEVCPR; encoded by the coding sequence ATGAGCACAGAACGTACACTTTCAATCGTTAAACCCGATGCTGTAGGCAAGAACGTTATTGGAAAAATCTATAGCCGTTTTGAAGATGCGGGTTTAAAAATTGTTGCGGCTAAGATGATGCATTTGAGCGAAGAAAAAGCACAAGGCTTTTATGCTGAGCATAAAGAGCGTCCTTTCTTTGGTGAACTGGTTGAGTTTATGACTTCAGGCCCTGTTATGGTTCAGGTACTAGAAGGTGAAAATGCGGTAGTGCTCAACCGTGACTTGATGGGTGCGACTAACCCTGCCGATGCTGCAGAAGGCACTATCCGTAAAGATTACGCTGAATCGGTAGGCTGCAATGCGGTACACGGTTCTGATTCTCCTGAATCTGCGCAGCGAGAAATCGCCTATTTCTTCGCAGAAGACGAAGTCTGTCCACGCTAA
- a CDS encoding DUF3179 domain-containing protein, with product MIRLLLLVCVLLSCPSLWAKTLNGFDVSNSIIPIKEIVHGGPPRDGIPAINNPHYVSSKEAGFMRPEDIVLGFEIAGQSYAFPRHIMNWHELVNDEINGEPFVVSYCPLCGSGMAFSSKLRKDTLTFGVSGLLYNNDLIFYDKNTESLWSQLEGKAISGPYVQTKLEQLNLSHTTWANWSNLHPQTKVLSEQQGVKRNYRHDPYSGYETSSAVFFKTLRKVPKDYHTKERVMGVQIGSNIKAYPYVELRKTGKTSFEDTLGGERYRIFWDNEHETAAIETLSGKRVVSTTSYWFAWYSFYPNTEVYRAVK from the coding sequence ATGATACGTCTTCTTTTGTTAGTGTGTGTCCTACTATCTTGTCCTTCTCTATGGGCTAAGACTCTTAATGGTTTTGACGTATCTAACAGTATTATTCCCATTAAAGAAATTGTTCATGGTGGGCCACCGCGCGATGGTATTCCCGCTATTAATAACCCCCATTATGTCAGTTCCAAGGAAGCGGGGTTTATGAGACCTGAAGATATTGTCTTGGGGTTTGAAATAGCAGGGCAAAGCTATGCTTTTCCTCGCCATATTATGAATTGGCATGAGCTGGTTAATGATGAGATTAATGGCGAGCCTTTTGTTGTGAGTTATTGCCCTTTGTGCGGCAGTGGCATGGCTTTTTCGTCTAAGCTCAGAAAAGATACTCTTACCTTTGGTGTTTCCGGTTTACTCTATAATAACGATCTTATCTTTTATGATAAGAATACGGAGTCACTCTGGTCGCAACTTGAGGGTAAAGCCATCAGTGGGCCTTATGTCCAAACCAAGTTAGAGCAACTAAACCTTAGCCATACTACATGGGCTAACTGGTCTAATTTGCATCCGCAGACAAAGGTATTAAGCGAGCAACAGGGAGTAAAACGTAACTATCGTCATGACCCTTACAGTGGCTACGAAACTTCCAGTGCCGTTTTTTTTAAAACGTTACGTAAAGTACCCAAAGATTATCACACTAAGGAACGTGTCATGGGAGTGCAAATTGGCAGTAACATAAAAGCCTATCCCTATGTGGAACTACGGAAAACGGGTAAAACAAGTTTTGAAGATACCCTTGGTGGTGAACGTTATCGTATTTTTTGGGATAACGAACACGAAACTGCAGCCATCGAAACCCTTTCTGGAAAGAGGGTGGTCAGTACCACCAGTTACTGGTTCGCGTGGTATTCTTTTTATCCCAACACAGAAGTTTATCGTGCAGTTAAATAG
- the pilW gene encoding type IV pilus biogenesis/stability protein PilW, with protein sequence MTENMGNLKIIKGTMDKLKVVKKYTFRLATTIIFLSLTACVTHSGSTGPKKVDKAKALESNIRLGMAYLQQEQRDNALRAFSKALEIDKRSAEAHQGMALIHNLNGEYDLAEKSFLKALKARSDFSRSDIQYTYARFLIDRKRYSEALPLLESATKDLSFRRRPNALFSLAQCAEKMGDRSRALAAYKHALNLNPQFAPAALEIAHKSFASGDYANAKKHLDIYSKNSRQSARSLWLGIRIERVFGNTDKEASYALALKNLHPYSREYLKYKKLIESNK encoded by the coding sequence ATGACAGAAAATATGGGAAATTTAAAAATTATAAAAGGTACAATGGACAAGCTAAAAGTAGTGAAGAAATATACTTTTAGACTTGCTACTACTATTATTTTTCTCAGCCTAACAGCCTGCGTTACGCACTCGGGAAGCACTGGCCCTAAAAAAGTCGACAAGGCCAAAGCGCTCGAATCTAATATTCGCTTGGGTATGGCATATTTGCAGCAAGAGCAGCGCGATAATGCCTTGCGCGCTTTCTCCAAGGCGCTAGAAATAGATAAGCGATCAGCTGAAGCTCATCAAGGAATGGCTCTCATACACAATCTTAATGGAGAGTACGATTTAGCGGAGAAAAGCTTCTTAAAAGCCCTTAAAGCTCGCTCTGATTTTTCTCGTTCTGATATTCAGTATACTTACGCACGGTTTTTAATAGATCGCAAGCGTTATAGTGAAGCTTTGCCTCTTCTCGAATCTGCCACTAAAGACTTAAGTTTCAGGCGTCGGCCTAATGCATTGTTTAGTCTCGCCCAATGTGCCGAAAAGATGGGAGATCGGAGTCGGGCGTTGGCAGCATATAAGCATGCTTTGAATCTCAATCCCCAGTTTGCCCCCGCTGCTTTGGAAATTGCGCACAAAAGTTTTGCCAGTGGTGATTACGCTAATGCCAAAAAGCACTTGGACATCTACAGTAAAAACTCTCGTCAGTCGGCGCGCAGTTTATGGCTGGGTATTCGTATCGAGCGTGTCTTTGGCAATACCGATAAAGAAGCAAGTTATGCCTTGGCGCTAAAAAATCTGCACCCATATTCGCGCGAATATCTAAAGTATAAAAAGCTCATTGAATCGAATAAATAA
- the bamB gene encoding outer membrane protein assembly factor BamB: MRVVLLLLFAVFISSCSSNKEKDEESKVAKLVKFDKTVKMKRLWSAGTGSGKGRKYLRLVPSIDKGVIYTSDPKGQVFAFDVETGKRQWKSKTKYKVSGAIGAGFNRVFFGTIDGRVVTLDAANGEKLWEAKTSSEILAPPATNGSIVVAQTIDARVFAFDAKTGEQVWSYDHLAPVLSLRGTSSPVITATQVICAFDNGQIVSFSAVDGSRTWEARVSQPKGKTDLERIVDVDGTPKESSGIIFAGSYQGNLIALTRAQGKPIWRKALSTYQNLSVANGKVFVSTDRSRVIAFNSANGDVLWQNEQLLNRQINAPAAVGDYVVVVDEEDYLHVLSQDDGSFAYRFKPKGDGFHSPMLSYKDKLYLLSDDGKLSSYEIAPL; encoded by the coding sequence GTGCGTGTTGTTTTACTACTGTTATTTGCTGTATTTATTAGTTCTTGTTCATCGAATAAAGAAAAAGACGAAGAATCAAAAGTTGCTAAACTTGTAAAGTTTGATAAAACCGTCAAAATGAAGCGCCTATGGAGTGCGGGCACGGGATCTGGCAAAGGCCGCAAATATTTGCGTCTTGTGCCCTCTATAGACAAAGGTGTTATCTACACCTCAGACCCCAAAGGGCAAGTGTTTGCGTTCGATGTTGAGACTGGCAAAAGGCAGTGGAAAAGCAAGACAAAATATAAAGTATCAGGCGCGATTGGCGCCGGTTTTAATCGCGTATTTTTTGGCACTATTGATGGACGTGTCGTAACACTAGACGCTGCCAATGGTGAAAAACTATGGGAAGCTAAGACCAGCAGTGAGATACTCGCTCCTCCTGCTACTAACGGCTCTATCGTGGTTGCCCAGACTATTGATGCACGTGTTTTTGCTTTTGATGCAAAAACTGGTGAGCAAGTCTGGTCTTATGATCATTTAGCGCCAGTATTAAGTTTGCGTGGTACCTCTAGCCCTGTGATCACAGCTACGCAGGTTATCTGCGCCTTTGATAACGGGCAGATTGTGAGTTTCTCTGCCGTGGATGGCTCTCGCACCTGGGAAGCACGTGTTAGTCAGCCTAAAGGTAAAACAGACTTAGAACGTATCGTCGATGTGGACGGCACACCGAAAGAATCCAGCGGTATCATCTTCGCAGGTAGCTACCAAGGTAATCTCATTGCACTTACTCGCGCACAGGGCAAGCCAATTTGGCGCAAGGCCCTATCTACCTATCAAAACCTTTCAGTCGCTAATGGTAAAGTTTTTGTCAGTACCGATCGCTCTAGAGTAATTGCGTTTAATTCTGCCAATGGCGATGTGCTGTGGCAAAACGAACAGTTGTTAAACCGTCAGATTAATGCACCGGCAGCCGTGGGTGACTATGTGGTAGTGGTGGACGAGGAAGATTATCTACATGTGCTTTCTCAGGACGATGGTAGCTTTGCTTACCGCTTTAAACCTAAAGGAGACGGTTTCCATTCGCCTATGTTGTCCTATAAAGATAAACTGTACCTTCTAAGTGACGACGGTAAGCTATCGTCTTATGAAATTGCGCCGCTTTAA
- the hisS gene encoding histidine--tRNA ligase produces the protein MATTPLQAVKGMNDLLPSESPVWQFFESKVVEVLHSYGYQEIRFPILEKTELFQRGIGEVTDIVEKEMYTFVDKGGDSLTMRPEGTASCVRACEENRLLFDRANLVQKLWYTGPMFRHERPQKGRLRQFHQIGVEVFGLQGPDIDAELLLMTARLWQELGIDDAVALQINTLGTPQSRADYRQALVAFLNQHRTELDEDSQRRIDRNPLRVLDSKDPKTQAVLDNAPTLFDHLDEESREHFDQLKSILDAMNIPYTVNPRLVRGLDYYGKTVFEWVTTQLGAQGTVCAGGRYDGLVEELGGKPTPGVGFAMGIERLILLLTELNVVPEDIFASADVYLLVAGDVLNDAFAVAEQIRSDLPYLRVQMHCGGGSFKSQMKKADKSGADIALILGEDELKEGVISVKYLREEKPQHTVKLNELINILS, from the coding sequence ATGGCAACAACACCTTTACAAGCCGTTAAAGGCATGAACGACTTACTGCCTTCAGAGTCACCGGTATGGCAGTTTTTTGAGTCGAAAGTCGTCGAAGTCTTGCATAGCTACGGCTATCAAGAAATTCGCTTTCCGATATTGGAAAAAACTGAACTGTTTCAACGCGGTATTGGTGAAGTGACTGATATTGTTGAAAAAGAGATGTATACCTTCGTCGATAAAGGCGGCGACAGTCTCACCATGAGACCCGAAGGTACGGCAAGTTGTGTGCGTGCATGCGAAGAGAATCGCCTGTTATTTGATCGCGCTAATCTTGTACAAAAGCTATGGTATACCGGACCGATGTTCCGTCATGAACGACCACAAAAAGGACGCTTGCGACAGTTTCACCAAATTGGTGTTGAAGTTTTTGGCTTACAAGGCCCAGATATTGATGCTGAATTGCTGTTGATGACAGCTAGGTTATGGCAAGAGCTGGGTATTGACGATGCCGTTGCTTTGCAAATTAATACCCTTGGTACGCCGCAGTCGCGAGCGGATTATCGCCAGGCGTTAGTGGCGTTTTTAAATCAACATCGAACCGAATTAGACGAAGATAGTCAGCGTCGTATCGATCGCAATCCGCTGAGAGTGCTCGATAGCAAAGACCCCAAGACGCAAGCCGTCCTTGACAATGCGCCGACACTTTTTGATCACCTGGATGAGGAGTCAAGAGAGCATTTTGATCAGCTCAAGTCTATTTTGGATGCAATGAACATCCCATATACAGTAAACCCGAGACTGGTAAGAGGTTTAGATTACTACGGTAAAACGGTTTTTGAATGGGTAACGACACAACTCGGTGCACAGGGTACGGTATGTGCTGGCGGGCGCTATGATGGGCTCGTTGAAGAGTTGGGCGGCAAACCGACCCCAGGTGTTGGCTTTGCAATGGGAATTGAAAGGTTAATTTTACTATTAACGGAATTAAATGTTGTACCCGAGGATATTTTTGCTTCTGCTGACGTCTATTTATTGGTAGCTGGAGACGTCCTTAACGATGCTTTCGCAGTGGCTGAACAAATACGTTCAGACTTGCCATATTTGCGCGTGCAAATGCACTGTGGCGGCGGCAGTTTTAAGAGTCAGATGAAAAAAGCAGATAAGAGCGGTGCTGATATCGCATTAATTCTCGGTGAAGATGAACTAAAAGAAGGTGTGATATCCGTTAAATATTTACGTGAAGAAAAACCACAGCACACCGTTAAATTAAACGAGCTAATTAATATTTTATCTTAG
- a CDS encoding flavodoxin family protein, translated as MKKLLIVAHTPSKNTKSLAQALLDGAKNDTNIIDVECLIPFDADAQAIARADGLILFTTENFGYMSGALKDLFDRVYYDLIDSKRGLPYALVIRAGKDGTGAQRSTESITKGLGWSKVQEALILKGDFKLEFQQQLYDLGQAFAIGLNEGIF; from the coding sequence GTGAAAAAACTCCTAATCGTAGCCCATACACCCTCAAAAAATACAAAATCTCTAGCTCAAGCCTTGCTCGATGGCGCAAAAAACGACACAAATATTATAGATGTAGAATGTTTAATACCTTTTGATGCAGATGCACAAGCGATTGCCAGAGCTGATGGTCTGATCTTATTTACTACAGAAAACTTTGGCTATATGAGCGGCGCACTAAAAGATCTATTTGATCGAGTTTATTACGATTTAATTGACAGTAAACGTGGGCTACCCTACGCATTGGTCATACGAGCGGGTAAAGACGGCACCGGCGCCCAGCGTTCAACCGAAAGTATTACCAAAGGGCTGGGTTGGAGTAAAGTGCAAGAAGCCCTTATTCTTAAAGGTGATTTTAAGCTGGAATTTCAGCAGCAACTCTACGATCTGGGTCAGGCATTTGCCATCGGCTTAAATGAGGGAATCTTTTAA